The stretch of DNA ACTAAGAATAATGCCAAAAACTCCCTGTGCACATAGTATGTTTGTTCTTGCTCGGTCATCTGCCTCTTGTTCCTTGTCTTATTCTTAATGGATCATAAGCCACACTGGGTAGGATAAATGGAGCCAAAAGCAACACACTCGTTGGGACTGTAAACAACAGAACCCATGAGAAATGTGTCCACAACTCTTCGAAATTCAAACTGCCACAGAGACCACGCTTGGTACTCATTGGTTTTCCTAAGTATTCTTCTGTTCAAGGACTGCCTCAGGTTTAGAGGTCAGGGTtttacaagctttttttttttgctacactAAAAGAAAATTTCTGTGTTTAGGATTTCATTCAATTGGAAACTTCCCCATTATACAGTGgcgtgaaaaagtgttggctcccttattttttttcatgtttgtcacacttaaatgtttcagatcatcaaacaaatttaaatattggtTAAAGATAACATAAGTAGACACagaatgcaatttttttttaattattattaagggaaaactaaatccaaacctacatggccctgtacGAAAAAGTGATTGctccctaaacctaataactggttgttCCACCCTGCAGTCaagtgtttgtgataacttgcagtGAGTCTTTTCTAACACTGCGGAGGAATCTTGGCCCACttatctttgcagaattgttgtaattcagccacattggagagTTTAccagcatgaaccacctttCTAAGGTCATaccacagcatctcagtaggattcaggtcaggactgaCCAGGCCTCTCCacagtcttcatttagtttttcttcagccgttcagaggtggacttcctggtgtgttttggatcattgtcctgctgcagaacccaagctCTCATCAGCCtgaggtcacaaacagatggcCGGACTTTCTCCTTCAGTATTTTTTAGTAGACAGCACAATTCATGGTTCcgtttatcacagcaagtcgtCCAGGTCCTAATTTGACGGCAACACTTgttcacaccactgtatgttctaaaatatttaaaattctgGTGATGATTAGAAAAACATTTGGTAGAAAAGACAGACTGTGAAAGTCCATCATTAGATCTAGTTACAGCCTAGATATTTTTTAGTTGCATTGTCTATTGTCCCCTTGAGAGATTCAGTTAAGCGCAAACAATTTCCTATTATCTAATCTATGCTAAGATCAAAAGAACATAGTTGGGCTTTAATTGTATTTTAGtccactgtgatgatgatttatcTGATATATCTTGAAGACTTGAATCacaatgatgaaaatgattttgGGCCTTCACTACGGCCAGGACAGGCTACCAGCCTAAGCCTGATTCATGCACACGCTcattgtttgtctgttttgtaaCTGTATGTGTCATATTTGGTCCAACGTGACTGCATGCGGATTAAATTTTCCATCCTGTAGAGCAGAACCCTAGAGCGAGAGTCGTCCGATGTGTTACGTGCGCCTTCGTGTCAGGCGGCGTGTTTCTATCCGCAGCTGAGGAACTGTTTCTGTCGGTCTTGTGTTACAGAAAGCCATCTCTCCAGCTAGTTGTCTCGTTCTGCTGAATGAACATCCTCTTCTGAAATATTCCACTTCACGCTCTGTAGCCAAGCACCCCGTTGGTGAGTCTCTCTGTGCAAGCCAAGTTCCTCAGAGGACAGCGGCAGGGTTAGGGTTCATTCACTCGGGTCACAgtttgagaaaagaaagaaaagaaaaaatgttatgGCTCAAGTTTAGAGGAAtggttttacactgtaaaaaatctACAGTACGTATAGTTACTAGCACatttaaatactgaaatgtaaaatatggcAGCAATAATTTCCTTATCTGAACAGAAAAGTTTTCCATCACATGAATCTTTTTAACAATTCTGATCCAGTTATTCACTGGACAGCCAGGTTTCGCTTGTGTGggtgttttgttcattttcgtGGTCTAGCTGTAACTCTTTGTGTGtgagcttttttgttgttgttttgtttgttgattttttttgtttgtctctgtgattgtttgtgttttcatggtcattgtggccttttttttgttgttcgaCTTTAGTCTTTTTGTGATCCTTTAGCATCTTGTTGGGTCGCTTTGTTTCCTTGTGATCGTTTTTAAGTCCCTTTGTGGTCAGTTCGCATCTCTTTATGatcctttttttgtctcttttctgtttgcGATCTGTTTGCATGTCTTTGTGGTCTAGTTTTGTGTGCggtatttttgtgttgtttagctttgtctcttttttgtcCCTGtggctgttttcagttttagtcTATTTGTGGTCTTTGTGTATcgttttgttgtcatttttgtctctttttggtTGTCCTTAGTCTCTATGATCTCTGTGGTCAGTTTGCAGTTTTTGTAGCGccgttctttgtgtttttgcagttgTTTTAGTCACTTTGTCGTAAGTCTACAAGAAGTGTTAACCTTCACTTCATCCATAGACTCTGCTCCAGGAGCCCTAAGTCTATAACCATAGAGAACCATGATCCTATGGCAGACACCAGTTGGTGCCTCTCCTAAACAATGCAATTGTATACAATTCTATACAATGAAAACGGAATCAATTATTATTGCATCAATAGAGTTGGTGAAGCCTAGTATTTCCTGTGCCAATGTATCTTTTGATCGTTTCTTTGCAGGTCTGGAAGTGGGTCCTCAACCTCAAGGTGTTTTGAGGAGTAACATTTTTGAAGCAATGAGAGTGATACTGAAACATGCGTTGGACTTCATTGAACTGTTTAACGAAGGTAGGACTTTTGTTGCATTTAGCCACGTGTCATTCCCAATAGACCAAATCagaatcttttaaaatgtgttaaagcaGCTGAAACATGGCCACTGAAGTAGATCAGGCTTCCTTCAGAGATTAGATAATTATTTGGGCTTGGACACAGATCATATACTTAtatatagataaatagatatagatttatatatataatgtgttataTAATAGATGAACAGGTCGTTTTGCATCACTGTGACGAACATTTTGTGACAACATGCCCATGGGTGACTGTCTGACTCATCCAGATGTACTGACGTCCAGATATCTAAATTTATCTGCATCTGGCTCATCGTGCCTCTGCTCGGCTGCCTCACTCCCCCAAGGCACTGAACACCATTTGCAATGTTTAAGTGCAGGGCGgcttcccccctcctctttttacGTAAACAAGCGGTCCGTGCCAAGAGTGAGTTGCAGTCTGTTGGTTTCCCCTGACTGTCCTGCCTCTGAATGGCTCGCTTGTTGGGACTTGGTCAGTTTCCATGTCGTTGCAGTCTGCTGCCAACGGTGTGGTAATCTTCTGTCTGCGGACCACATTGGTGTGAAGAATGCTCTGGCATGGCGATCAGTCGGTGTTCCTGTTGCTTCGAGACTAAACAGAATGGAGAAGCAACTCCAgcaagtttttagtttttgacatttttgttcaaaTAGCTCTGAAGAATTAACCACCTTGATGAATCAAGTGGCTGCCCAAGCATTTGTCCTTCCTGCTTTGTGGTGCCACTTGTGTGTCTATATAGCCCAGTGGCACGGGTACAGCAGTTAATTTGAGAAACTGCGTTCTTTTATCTGAGCAAACAGCCCCACACTTCCTGTCTGGTTTTGAAGGTTGAGCAAGGCCACTTTGTTCATGTGTGAACAAAGTGTCCAATCCACTCCATTCCTACATTACTTTACTTCACTTTAGTCCACTTTAGTTTATTGTACTTTATTGTACTAATTTTACTTCACTTTAGTCCAGTCTAGTCTAGTCCAGTgtactttactttatttacttaaGTCAAGGAAAGCtatatttaatttagtttatcaTGTATGTTCTCAAAATGTCTGCGTTGTTCCACTAAACATTCTTATGGGATATAGAAACGCAGTCAAAAGTTAGTtgccacatttctttctttaaatacttTACTTGAAGCTGGATACGTGTGGTCAGGTCTCGGAAGACGTTAGTCAATACCAGGCCTGAACAGGGagtatacatatatttatatgtttagtATATATTCAGTTCCACTAGCCATGGTAAGTATTAGTAACAACACTTACTTACTAGcataaaatcacacacacaccaactaatgaaaaaataatacagtgtATATAGTGGAATATGTTGGATAATAGTGATTGTTCAAACCAGCgtcaatccttataggtacatATGCACATgaacaaagtcagggattttctAGGATCATATACGCAGTGGTCAGCCAAGGtcacttagtgcagcagatgaaaaacacatcaagcttatttcattttgaaatcgGAAGATGGCCAGCAGTGCCATCAGTTCAGAACTGGCACAAActagtgggacccaggtacatcCATCTACAGTTGTGACCAAAACTCCATACCTCTGACATAGAAACAAGGCCAAACGACTCAACTATACACAGAAACATAGGAACTaaggtgcagaaaaatggcagcaggtgctctggactgacgagtctaaatttgaaatatttggctgtagcagaagacagtttgttcactgaatgTAGGGCTGAGGAGcggtacaataatgagtgtctgcaatcaacagtgaagcatggtggaggttccttgcaagtttggggctgcatttctgtaaATGGAATTTACCTGCCTGTatttctctgtttctattttgacaaatacaggcagatactaaTCCATCATGCAATACTATCAGGGAGCCGCATGACTGACCCCAAATTTCCttgaaaaactgtgtgcaagtgtagctagaggaactgatgctgtcttgaaggcaaagcatggtcacaccaaatattgacttgatttagatttctcttctgttcattcattgcattttgttcatcgatgaaaataaactattcacACTTCTTTCCTTTCAAGCTTCTTCATATTCAATATAACATGTTGTTAGTCTCGTTTTCTGAAAACGTTCATATATGACTTGATATGATTCCAACAGTATTGAATAATCCCAAACACCACTATATTATATGAACCTCAAATCTATACACAGACGGTACCTCTGTTGTTTTGTGGCTCCGCAGGAATGGAGTTTCCTCCCTGTACAGTGGAAGTTTTTCGGGTCTTGGAGAGGGTCGACTACCCCAGAGACGCCAATGGAAACATCATTGCCATGGTTCACCCCAACCTGCAGGTAAATATGAGTTCACTCTCTGGCCTTTATATGTTTGACCTACTGAacctattaaaataaattataatgagAAAGGAAATTAGACTTCTTTGGTTCacgtgggtgggggggggctcattcaagttattttctctgtggttattgcttgttttttcaGGACTGTGACTGGGAGCCGCTGAACCCCGGTGACCCAATGTTCCAAACGTTCGACGGAAAGACCATCCAGTACCAAGGCTCCGGCACCGTCTATCCCACTTTTATTAACGAGGCAGCCTATTATGAGAAACAACAGGCCTTTGTAACCACCAGGCGAGAAACCTTGGTAGCGAGTGCGGTCAGAAAAGCATGAGAGGTGCTCCACAAGGCTAACAGCAATCACCACAATCTGTTAGCCTCAGCAGCAATCTGTGTATAGATTTTGCACTTTTGCTCTGTTAGCATATGACAGACTTTCTGCACATAATGAATAGCTACCATCTTTTACAcattgatttagttttttatgcTATCAGAAGATCATTTAACTATGCAAAGAACATTTATGGAGGCTTTGCAAAGAGTCACTGTGAGAGTCTTTGATTTGAAGGTGATTCTATTGTGGTATTTATGATACACCTGTTATTTAAAAGCTATATTTACATTCAATCAACTAAGTTTTTATAATATTAAAGGCCAGTCCTAATCACTGACTTATCGATCATTATAAACACTCTTTTTAAGTTTCCTACTACTGCTGCTCAGGAAGGCCATTGAGGATCATTACCTGCTACTTTTGACCCAAAACTCTAGTCGTTTGTCTTCTTCTGGAACTATATTTGTAACATCTTTTAAAGGGTGTTTTGTGGCCTTTGATACTACCTACCTGTAACTCCAGTGGTTGCATCTGTGGTGCTGTCCTATTGTTGCCTTAATAGATATTTCAGAGGAAAATTGCACAACAACTTCCGAGTGGAAATTGTAGATAATGTGTCGGATGAcaagatattattttaataagaaACAGTATTGGTTCTGTCTCTCAACAGAAATTGGATCCATTGTGTTTTATAATGATATATTTGTGTCTATTTTGATATTCTTGTACTGTACGTTTGGTTGTAAGTGATGTATAGGACCTATTGAACCGTGGAAGGCATATGTACTTTCTAACGTTTTTATGTCTATGTTGTCTCGAAGTGTATCTCTGTGGTCTTACAGTAATTCATTCAGCAATATTTCTGTTTGCACCATGTGTATGATCCCTAACAATCGCTGTCCTAGACGTCCTGtggaaatgacacaaacaatAAATGTAGCATAATGCTATACAGTATACTTCCGT from Mugil cephalus isolate CIBA_MC_2020 chromosome 15, CIBA_Mcephalus_1.1, whole genome shotgun sequence encodes:
- the aspa gene encoding aspartoacylase, which translates into the protein MSSCSNAARFGEARRVAIFGGTHGNEMSGVALVNLWMKNSAEIQRKGVEARPFITNPKAVEKCARYVDTDLNRAFTPENLSSRGGEEELPYEVQRAREINRIFGPKGSPDAYDVIFDLHNTTSNMGCTLILESSKDHFNLQMMNYIKKAISPASCLVLLNEHPLLKYSTSRSVAKHPVGLEVGPQPQGVLRSNIFEAMRVILKHALDFIELFNEGMEFPPCTVEVFRVLERVDYPRDANGNIIAMVHPNLQDCDWEPLNPGDPMFQTFDGKTIQYQGSGTVYPTFINEAAYYEKQQAFVTTRRETLVASAVRKA